Proteins from a single region of Streptomyces sp. HUAS 15-9:
- a CDS encoding DUF6286 domain-containing protein, translated as MKNEPETEAATHRVATSDTEQPRPNLADGPGPGPTAPAGQRVRRFWSSRRVPAAIVSLLAAAVTGLLLYDVTAVRAGRSAMSWRRTLTDELATRPLDDGWMIGGAALAMALGLWLLILAVTPGLRWLLPMRPPADARAADMRAGLSRSAAPLVLRDRAMEVPGVQSARIDVGRRKIRARIRSHFRDLEEVRADLESTLANGVPQLGLARPPALSLDVRRPKRR; from the coding sequence ATGAAAAACGAACCGGAGACGGAGGCTGCCACCCATCGCGTGGCGACCAGCGACACCGAGCAGCCTCGCCCCAACCTGGCCGACGGACCCGGACCGGGCCCAACGGCCCCTGCTGGACAGCGTGTCCGCCGGTTCTGGTCCTCGAGGCGCGTGCCCGCCGCGATCGTGTCCCTGCTCGCAGCCGCGGTCACCGGCCTCCTCCTGTATGACGTGACGGCTGTGCGGGCCGGCCGGTCGGCGATGAGCTGGCGGCGCACTCTCACCGACGAACTGGCGACCCGCCCCCTCGACGACGGCTGGATGATCGGCGGCGCAGCGCTGGCGATGGCCCTCGGCCTGTGGCTGCTGATCCTCGCGGTGACCCCGGGACTACGGTGGCTGCTGCCGATGCGGCCGCCCGCTGATGCGCGGGCTGCCGACATGCGAGCTGGGCTCAGCCGCTCCGCCGCCCCACTCGTGCTGCGCGACCGGGCCATGGAGGTGCCGGGTGTCCAGTCGGCCCGGATCGACGTGGGCCGCCGCAAGATCAGAGCAAGGATCCGGTCCCACTTCCGCGACCTAGAAGAGGTCCGGGCAGACCTGGAATCGACGCTGGCGAACGGCGTACCGCAACTCGGGCTCGCCCGGCCGCCGGCCCTGTCCCTCGACGTCCGGCGACCGAAGAGGAGGTGA
- a CDS encoding SDR family oxidoreductase, translating to MTAPQPHVLVTGASGFIAGHCILQLLEQGYRVRATVRTLGRESEVRTQLSDAGMVNGDALSFVAADLMRDAGWADAVAGCDFVLHVASPVHVEHVENEDDVIVPAREGTLRVLRAARDAGVKRVVLTSAFHAVAYGYPRTDHQFTEEDWSVLDGPGATAYTKSKTLSERAAWDFIDAEGGSTELATILPVAVMGPVLGRAISGSNHLVQRILDGAMPGYPDLWIPIVDVRDVASAHLLAMTTPDAAGQRFLTAGGPAISMKQIGAVLIANLGDAAKNVPTRSIPNAVVRMVSLFNKELRTFVPDLGFARKTTSAKAHRVLGWQPRSSPEAAIVATAESLIRKELVQV from the coding sequence ATGACCGCGCCGCAGCCGCATGTCCTCGTCACCGGCGCGTCCGGCTTCATCGCCGGACACTGCATTCTCCAACTGCTGGAGCAGGGATACCGGGTGCGCGCCACCGTGCGCACCCTCGGGCGCGAGTCCGAGGTCCGGACCCAGCTCAGCGACGCCGGAATGGTCAACGGCGACGCGTTGAGTTTCGTGGCGGCGGACCTCATGAGGGACGCGGGGTGGGCTGATGCCGTAGCCGGGTGCGACTTCGTCCTGCATGTGGCCTCCCCCGTGCACGTGGAGCATGTCGAGAACGAGGACGATGTCATCGTTCCGGCGCGTGAAGGCACTCTGCGCGTGCTGCGTGCGGCACGCGATGCCGGCGTCAAACGGGTTGTCCTCACCTCCGCGTTCCATGCGGTCGCCTACGGGTACCCGCGCACCGACCACCAGTTCACCGAGGAGGACTGGAGCGTCCTCGACGGGCCGGGTGCCACCGCGTACACCAAGAGCAAGACGCTCTCCGAGCGCGCCGCGTGGGATTTCATCGACGCCGAGGGCGGTTCGACGGAACTCGCCACGATCCTTCCCGTCGCAGTCATGGGTCCCGTGCTGGGCAGGGCGATCTCCGGATCGAATCACCTCGTTCAGCGAATCCTCGACGGGGCGATGCCCGGCTATCCCGACCTGTGGATCCCGATCGTCGACGTACGCGATGTGGCAAGCGCGCACCTGCTGGCCATGACTACCCCTGACGCTGCTGGTCAGCGCTTCCTCACCGCCGGCGGACCAGCGATCTCGATGAAACAGATCGGCGCCGTCCTCATAGCCAACCTCGGAGACGCAGCCAAGAACGTGCCGACCCGCTCCATCCCCAATGCCGTGGTACGCATGGTTTCTCTTTTCAACAAGGAGCTCCGTACGTTCGTGCCCGACCTCGGCTTCGCCCGGAAGACGACCAGCGCAAAGGCCCACCGCGTACTGGGATGGCAGCCCCGCAGCAGTCCCGAGGCGGCCATTGTCGCAACCGCCGAGAGCCTGATCAGGAAGGAACTCGTGCAAGTGTGA
- a CDS encoding alpha/beta hydrolase translates to MSREQRVRVDAMLRRPPPGGPQSVEAFRERFKSTMAQMIVPGGIRTTQTMLGDRPALHVAPETYPRPGTILYLHGGGWVAGSPQTSLSMTGHLVARTGFTSYSLDYRLAPEHPFPAAIDDALRAYRALLDSGQDPSAIAFAGDSAGGALTVTTCLAARDAGLPLPAAIVAFSPSLDATGSGESMDTKAGIDPIFTREYLEETIAPLYLAGQDPRQAMVSPALSADPASFPPMLLQAGTNEVLLDDSTRMAARARAAGVSVILDITADVPHVFQSFAGVLDEADEALERAALFLTQHVRSTERPEQAPMAQ, encoded by the coding sequence ATGAGCAGGGAACAGCGCGTCCGGGTCGACGCGATGCTGAGGCGGCCCCCGCCCGGGGGCCCGCAGTCGGTCGAGGCGTTCCGCGAGCGATTCAAGTCGACGATGGCCCAGATGATCGTGCCGGGCGGCATTCGCACCACGCAGACGATGCTCGGCGACCGGCCCGCACTGCATGTCGCGCCGGAGACCTACCCACGTCCCGGGACGATCCTGTACTTGCACGGCGGTGGCTGGGTCGCCGGCTCCCCTCAGACCTCGCTGTCGATGACGGGACACCTCGTGGCCAGGACCGGGTTCACGTCGTACTCGCTGGACTACCGGCTTGCCCCCGAGCATCCGTTCCCGGCCGCGATCGACGACGCGCTGCGCGCCTACCGCGCCCTCCTCGACAGCGGGCAGGACCCTTCGGCCATCGCGTTCGCCGGGGACTCCGCCGGCGGTGCCCTGACCGTCACCACCTGCCTCGCCGCTCGCGACGCGGGGCTCCCGCTGCCCGCCGCGATCGTGGCCTTCTCGCCCTCCCTGGACGCCACTGGGTCGGGCGAGAGCATGGACACCAAGGCGGGTATCGACCCCATCTTCACCCGCGAGTACCTCGAGGAAACCATCGCGCCCCTGTACCTCGCGGGCCAGGACCCACGCCAGGCGATGGTGAGCCCGGCCCTGTCCGCCGACCCGGCCAGCTTCCCGCCGATGCTCCTCCAGGCGGGCACGAACGAGGTCCTCCTGGACGACTCGACCCGCATGGCCGCCCGCGCCCGCGCTGCCGGCGTGAGCGTGATCCTCGACATCACCGCCGACGTGCCCCACGTGTTCCAGTCCTTCGCAGGCGTTCTCGACGAGGCCGACGAGGCACTGGAGCGCGCGGCTCTCTTTCTTACCCAGCACGTCCGCAGCACCGAACGGCCCGAACAGGCGCCAATGGCCCAGTGA
- a CDS encoding nuclear transport factor 2 family protein translates to MSKEDVAQLVLRERQSRDRGWYEEMAACFAEDSVVKMSWFSGSGAGFVRATRDMVGRGDLAVHRLGPPTVRIEQDRALVELPLVIERRIDVNWIEADVASACRSQYRAQYGTAEVWRIMRIASIYE, encoded by the coding sequence ATGAGCAAAGAAGACGTCGCGCAGCTGGTGCTGCGTGAGCGGCAGAGCCGGGATCGCGGCTGGTACGAGGAGATGGCGGCCTGCTTCGCCGAGGACTCGGTCGTAAAGATGAGCTGGTTCTCCGGCAGCGGCGCCGGCTTCGTCCGGGCGACCCGAGACATGGTCGGCCGCGGCGACCTTGCGGTCCACCGCCTGGGCCCGCCGACCGTGCGCATCGAGCAGGACCGCGCGCTGGTGGAGCTGCCGCTGGTCATCGAGCGGCGTATCGATGTCAACTGGATCGAGGCCGACGTTGCTTCCGCCTGCCGCTCGCAGTACCGGGCCCAGTACGGCACTGCCGAGGTGTGGCGCATCATGCGGATCGCGTCGATCTACGAGTAG
- a CDS encoding NAD(P)-dependent oxidoreductase, whose amino-acid sequence MTATGTSAAPAVGWIGLGDQGLPMARAVAEAGFPLHAWARRPVSLDGLSGVPHVRHNGIKDLAAASDIVALCVGTDDDVLRLTEHLLEGLRPGSVVVNHGTGLPSAAGRLTEVCATAGIEVLDAPVSGGRLAAEEHRLTTMVGGPQPVAERCEKVFTSFSRHVVHLGAAGAGQTTKLFNNALLMLNQAAIVDIVDLATQLKLNVPQLVEVLKLGSASSAALTLLNTMVTPDTVEHLSAVEALDMEVFGQAMGEAGIACAAVTARGLTGARELPDLLGRLNP is encoded by the coding sequence ATGACAGCGACAGGAACATCTGCCGCCCCCGCAGTGGGCTGGATCGGACTGGGCGACCAGGGCCTGCCCATGGCGAGGGCCGTCGCCGAAGCCGGGTTCCCCCTGCACGCCTGGGCCCGGCGGCCCGTTTCCCTGGACGGGCTGAGCGGTGTGCCGCACGTCCGCCACAACGGCATCAAGGACCTGGCCGCCGCGAGCGACATCGTCGCCCTGTGCGTCGGCACGGACGACGACGTTCTGCGGCTGACCGAGCATCTGCTGGAAGGGCTGCGGCCGGGGTCGGTCGTCGTCAATCACGGTACGGGCCTGCCCAGCGCCGCCGGGCGGCTCACCGAGGTGTGCGCCACGGCCGGCATCGAGGTCCTGGACGCCCCGGTCAGCGGCGGTCGGCTGGCCGCTGAAGAGCACCGGCTGACCACCATGGTCGGCGGACCGCAGCCGGTGGCCGAGCGGTGTGAGAAGGTCTTCACCTCCTTCTCCCGCCACGTCGTCCACCTGGGCGCCGCAGGGGCCGGACAGACGACGAAGCTGTTCAACAACGCGCTGCTGATGCTGAACCAGGCCGCCATCGTGGACATCGTCGACCTGGCCACCCAGCTGAAGCTGAACGTGCCCCAACTGGTCGAGGTGCTGAAACTGGGCAGCGCCTCCAGCGCCGCCCTGACCCTGCTGAACACCATGGTCACCCCCGACACCGTCGAGCACCTCTCCGCCGTCGAGGCGCTGGACATGGAGGTGTTCGGCCAGGCCATGGGCGAGGCGGGCATCGCCTGCGCCGCTGTCACCGCACGGGGACTCACCGGCGCCCGCGAGCTGCCCGACCTCTTGGGCCGGCTCAACCCGTGA
- a CDS encoding helix-turn-helix transcriptional regulator has protein sequence MATTELGAALRRWRDQVSPETAGLPAGGRRRAAGLRREELAQLAGISVDYVTRLEQGRATNPSAQVVEALARALRLTSGRRAHLFQLAGLVPPGPETIPAYITPNVQRMLDRLTGTPVVVFDATWTQLLANPLYTALMGEWHGNDLNAVWRNFLGTGTRVRHTPESRGALRAAQVADLRRTTGRYPADQRLQHLISQLRAKSVEFDDLWESGAVGQHQSARKTIDHPHVGALTLDCDVLVVAGNDLRIMIYTAEPGSQDAERLALLAVIGTQVFTG, from the coding sequence ATGGCAACGACAGAACTCGGCGCAGCCCTGCGACGGTGGCGTGACCAGGTCTCACCCGAGACTGCGGGCCTTCCCGCAGGCGGCCGCCGGCGCGCCGCGGGGCTGCGGCGCGAAGAGCTGGCCCAGCTGGCGGGCATATCCGTCGACTACGTCACCCGTCTCGAACAGGGCCGGGCCACCAACCCCTCCGCGCAGGTCGTCGAAGCCCTCGCCCGGGCCCTGCGGCTCACCAGTGGCCGGCGCGCCCATCTCTTCCAGCTCGCCGGTCTCGTTCCCCCGGGCCCGGAGACGATCCCGGCGTACATCACGCCCAACGTCCAGCGGATGCTGGACCGGCTCACCGGCACACCCGTCGTGGTCTTCGACGCCACATGGACCCAGCTGCTCGCCAACCCCCTGTACACGGCGCTGATGGGGGAATGGCACGGCAACGACCTCAACGCCGTGTGGCGCAACTTCCTCGGCACCGGCACCCGCGTACGTCACACCCCCGAATCCCGGGGCGCGCTACGTGCCGCGCAGGTCGCCGACCTGCGCAGAACAACAGGCCGCTACCCGGCCGATCAGCGACTGCAACACCTCATATCCCAACTGCGCGCCAAAAGCGTCGAGTTCGATGACCTATGGGAATCCGGTGCCGTCGGCCAGCACCAGTCCGCCCGCAAGACCATCGACCACCCCCACGTCGGCGCTCTCACGCTGGACTGCGACGTACTCGTCGTCGCCGGCAACGACCTGCGCATCATGATCTACACAGCCGAGCCCGGCAGCCAGGACGCCGAACGCCTCGCGCTCCTCGCCGTCATAGGGACCCAGGTCTTCACCGGATAG
- a CDS encoding AlbA family DNA-binding domain-containing protein, giving the protein MARTWTRLHDFLGHPPGPVTYDMVAEAVQRKLGESDDLDWKEALPAASPVPGQWNEFAKDVAAMANTRGGLLVYGVSDDITMAGIDLAKVNDKQLGQWLRVHLQPTVSGVSYLPLPATDGSGKDVLVVDVPASEMAPHFLYGWQQKDKDKTTFNAPFRHRDDTDYMPEHQIALAYRDRFARQAAAEAALEQHLRHTTDLVLGESEAPAAWLVIAARPTRPIPRMVPALSRPEAQHVVSSGAKRADALLASAIPMPRLLGPQLFPYLLGNNPRKGLRRWVDTNMLVPARATRQRGVLVELHHDGTVVTAVDLSHRT; this is encoded by the coding sequence ATGGCACGAACGTGGACCCGGCTGCACGACTTCCTCGGCCACCCGCCGGGACCGGTGACGTACGACATGGTCGCCGAGGCCGTACAGCGCAAGCTCGGCGAGAGCGACGACCTGGACTGGAAGGAGGCCCTGCCAGCCGCCTCACCGGTTCCGGGCCAGTGGAACGAGTTCGCCAAGGACGTCGCCGCCATGGCCAACACCCGTGGCGGTCTGCTCGTCTACGGCGTCAGCGATGACATCACAATGGCCGGCATCGACCTGGCCAAGGTCAACGACAAGCAGCTGGGCCAGTGGCTGCGCGTCCATCTGCAACCCACGGTGAGCGGGGTGAGCTACCTCCCGCTCCCGGCAACCGACGGCAGCGGCAAGGACGTCCTCGTCGTCGATGTCCCGGCCAGCGAGATGGCACCGCACTTCCTCTACGGATGGCAGCAGAAGGACAAGGACAAGACCACCTTCAACGCACCCTTCCGGCACCGCGACGACACCGACTACATGCCCGAGCACCAGATCGCGCTCGCCTACCGCGACCGCTTCGCCCGCCAGGCCGCCGCCGAAGCCGCCCTGGAACAGCACCTCCGGCACACCACCGATCTCGTCCTCGGCGAATCGGAAGCCCCGGCCGCGTGGCTGGTCATCGCCGCACGACCTACGCGCCCCATCCCACGTATGGTCCCCGCGCTCTCACGGCCGGAGGCGCAGCACGTTGTGTCCAGCGGTGCGAAACGGGCGGATGCCCTACTCGCCAGCGCCATTCCGATGCCACGCCTGCTGGGCCCGCAGCTCTTCCCGTATCTCCTCGGCAACAATCCGCGCAAGGGCCTGCGGCGCTGGGTGGACACCAACATGCTCGTTCCGGCCCGCGCCACACGCCAGCGCGGCGTGCTGGTGGAGCTGCATCACGACGGCACCGTCGTCACCGCCGTCGACCTCTCCCACCGAACGTGA
- a CDS encoding GNAT family N-acetyltransferase, with the protein MNALPTLSASEITTDRLRLRKAHDADIDGLIELQTDPQVRAHLGGPRPRSVVEQYFDANGITAIAGKPGTYVIADKKTDRFIGTLVLDRRSADLPGHVTKEGGGLELTYLLRRGSWGVGLAFEAATAVLQAAAAELPDQPVLVVTQTANERSLKLATRLGFQHMGTFEAHDAEQTLAVADLHSFKARSSTS; encoded by the coding sequence ATGAACGCATTACCCACACTGTCTGCCAGTGAGATCACCACTGATCGTCTCCGGCTGCGAAAAGCGCACGACGCCGACATCGACGGCCTCATCGAGCTCCAGACCGATCCACAGGTCCGTGCCCACCTCGGCGGCCCACGGCCCCGTAGCGTCGTCGAACAGTACTTCGACGCGAACGGCATCACCGCTATTGCAGGCAAGCCCGGTACCTACGTCATCGCCGACAAGAAAACCGACCGGTTCATCGGCACACTCGTACTCGACCGCCGCTCCGCCGACCTTCCCGGACACGTCACCAAGGAAGGCGGGGGGCTGGAGCTGACCTACCTGCTCCGGCGCGGTAGTTGGGGTGTGGGGCTGGCGTTCGAGGCCGCCACAGCTGTGTTGCAGGCCGCCGCCGCCGAGCTGCCCGACCAGCCGGTCCTGGTGGTGACCCAGACGGCCAACGAGCGTTCCCTCAAGCTCGCCACCCGTCTCGGCTTCCAGCACATGGGCACCTTCGAGGCGCATGACGCTGAGCAAACCCTCGCTGTAGCCGACCTGCACTCGTTCAAGGCCCGGTCTTCCACCTCTTGA
- a CDS encoding site-specific integrase has protein sequence MVKERDGGVVRRVRLVDGDGEPVAAASRFLDHLVDRGFSPHTICAYAYDLRRLFTFLAAEGMDWRQFRGPDALRLLAFLRRAPSHRPAQRLGLTVVVGGPEAPGSLLSPATVNRILAAVSSFYDWAVVAEEYDGDSPMQKRLDPALARVPDRHQPFMGRASRQQPTRRTVTVKQPRRLPRPLNSRANPGAEADPHRQPADFSADMHTSIEESSTGAPDFLK, from the coding sequence GTGGTCAAGGAACGCGACGGCGGTGTCGTACGCCGGGTGCGGTTGGTCGACGGTGACGGTGAACCGGTCGCAGCGGCCTCCCGGTTCCTGGATCACCTGGTCGACCGGGGGTTCTCGCCGCACACGATCTGTGCGTACGCGTACGACCTGCGGCGCCTATTCACCTTCCTCGCTGCTGAGGGCATGGACTGGCGCCAGTTCCGGGGCCCGGATGCCCTCCGGCTGCTGGCGTTCCTGAGGCGGGCGCCGTCACACCGGCCCGCCCAGCGGCTCGGCCTGACGGTCGTGGTCGGCGGTCCGGAGGCGCCGGGCAGCCTGCTCTCGCCGGCGACCGTGAACCGGATCCTGGCTGCCGTCTCCAGCTTCTACGACTGGGCGGTGGTCGCCGAGGAGTACGACGGCGATTCCCCGATGCAAAAGCGCCTCGACCCGGCACTCGCCCGGGTGCCGGACCGGCATCAGCCGTTCATGGGCCGCGCGAGCCGTCAGCAGCCGACACGCCGCACGGTGACGGTCAAGCAGCCGCGGCGACTGCCGCGCCCGCTCAACTCCCGTGCCAACCCCGGCGCTGAGGCAGACCCACACCGCCAACCCGCCGATTTCAGCGCCGATATGCATACATCCATTGAGGAATCCAGCACTGGAGCGCCTGACTTCCTGAAGTAG